In Luteitalea sp., the genomic window GGTCGATCAGCGTGTGCAGCTTGACCGCGCCCTTGTGTCGCATGAACCACGCCCACGGAAACAGCGACAGGCACAGATCGATCGTCGTGGAGTCGAAGGCGTACACGGTCTGGGCCAACGTGACGCTCAGGGCGTCGGTGGCGTACTGCGTGCGCGCGTGCGCGATGAGCACGGCCGCCAGGTCCGCCCAGATCCGCCAGTCGCGGTGTTCGTTGGCGTCGGCCAAGGTGCTGCGCGACACGCGACTGCGAAACCCGGCGTGGTACAACTTCGATCCCATCGCCCGCAGACACATCTCGATGTCGCGGAGCGAGTC contains:
- a CDS encoding DUF4372 domain-containing protein, translated to MYDGQIVFAQLMERIPRRPFDTCVRRYHGQRRVRRFACRDQFLCMAFAQLTGRDSLRDIEMCLRAMGSKLYHAGFRSRVSRSTLADANEHRDWRIWADLAAVLIAHARTQYATDALSVTLAQTVYAFDSTTIDLCLSLFPWAWFMRHKGAVKLHTLIDLRGNIPCFLRITHGKVPDVSGLDHLPLEPGAYYVM